The window GAGCATTACCGAAACCACCAAAAATTATAATCCCACACATCATCGCTTCTTCACCCAATCGAAAATTTTATACGGGGCCGTGTTGCTATTTCTCTTCGGGATCGGATTGGGTTTGCGCCTCGTCGACATCACGGATGCACCCCTCGATTTCCACCCATGGCGCCAGCTACGCGCCGCATCGATCACTCGCGGCATATACTACGCCGCGCTGCCAGACGCCGATCCCGAAACCCGGCAGGCGGCCATCTCGCTGGGAAGCCAGTTCGAAACGCTCGAGCCAAAGGTCTTCGAGACCATCGTCGCCTATACCTACAAACTGGTCGGCGGTGAGCATTTATGGATCGCCCGGCTGTACGCAATTCTGTTCTGGATCATCGGTGGATTGGCGCTCTTTCTCATTGCCCGCCGCGCAACATCGGAGGACGGCGCAATCGTAAGCCTGGCATTTTACATGTTCGCCCCTTTCGGCTTCAGCGGAAGCCGCGCCTTCCTGCCGGAGCCGTTGATGATCATGTTCATCTTGCTTGCGGTTTACGCATTTCAACGCTGGGCCGACGAAAACACGTGGAAGTGGGCCCTACTTTCCGGAATTCTGGCCGGCATCGCAATCTACATCAAAGTCTTCGCCGTATACCCACTTGCCGTGGCGGCCGTCCTGGTCGTGCTCGTCAATTGGGGATTCAAACGAGCCATAAAAGATCCGAAAGTATGGGCGGCGGCCGGTATCATGTTCCTCATCCCCGCGCCGTATTACCTGTTTGGACTTTCCGGATCGTACTCCCCTGGAGAATATCTGAGCAGTTGGACGCTCGGGCACATCCAACTTTTACTTCAACCGGGCTTTTACGTACGCTGGATGACGGTGCTCCACGACCTGGTCAATCTCACCGTGCTCTTGCCCAGTTTGATGGGCGTTTGCCTGCTCCCCCAAAAATCGAGAGCGCTGTCTCTCGGCATGTGGATCGGTTATCTCCTGCTGGGAATGTCCGTTCCTTCCCTGATACTCTCCCACACGTACTACAGCCTCATCATAGTTCCGATCATCGCCTTTTCTCTGGCGCCGTTGGGAGATTTACTGCTGTCGAGGATCGCCGCCCTGTCCAGATCATGGCAAGTCTTCTTCCTTGGAGTCGCCATGCTCAGCGTGGCGTACCCCATCGTGCGTGAACGGAATTCTCTTGTAGCCCGGGATTACAGATTGGAAGTTCGAGGCTGGGTACAACTCGCCGAAGAGCTGCCGCCCGGGAAGTTAATCGGCATCACCCACGATTACAACACCCGCCTGAATTACTACGGATGGCGTGCCGTTGCCCCCTGGCCCAACGCATCGGACATCGAAATGGACGTCCTCACCGGAGAGGTCCCGCTTCTCGACAATCCGGATTGGCTGCCGATCTTCGAGCAAAAAACAAATGGCTATGATTATTTCATCGTTACCGTATTCAACGAATTGGAAGCGCAACCGGTGCTGCGTTCGATTCTCTATGATAACTACGAGATATATGCCGAAGATGGCCGCTATATCCTCTTCGATCTCAATTCTATGAAATAGTGACTATACTTCTGCCTATTTCATGTCATC of the Anaerolineales bacterium genome contains:
- a CDS encoding glycosyltransferase family 39 protein; the encoded protein is MSITETTKNYNPTHHRFFTQSKILYGAVLLFLFGIGLGLRLVDITDAPLDFHPWRQLRAASITRGIYYAALPDADPETRQAAISLGSQFETLEPKVFETIVAYTYKLVGGEHLWIARLYAILFWIIGGLALFLIARRATSEDGAIVSLAFYMFAPFGFSGSRAFLPEPLMIMFILLAVYAFQRWADENTWKWALLSGILAGIAIYIKVFAVYPLAVAAVLVVLVNWGFKRAIKDPKVWAAAGIMFLIPAPYYLFGLSGSYSPGEYLSSWTLGHIQLLLQPGFYVRWMTVLHDLVNLTVLLPSLMGVCLLPQKSRALSLGMWIGYLLLGMSVPSLILSHTYYSLIIVPIIAFSLAPLGDLLLSRIAALSRSWQVFFLGVAMLSVAYPIVRERNSLVARDYRLEVRGWVQLAEELPPGKLIGITHDYNTRLNYYGWRAVAPWPNASDIEMDVLTGEVPLLDNPDWLPIFEQKTNGYDYFIVTVFNELEAQPVLRSILYDNYEIYAEDGRYILFDLNSMK